Proteins co-encoded in one Erinaceus europaeus chromosome X, mEriEur2.1, whole genome shotgun sequence genomic window:
- the BGN gene encoding biglycan — MWRWLLASLLALGQTLPFEQKGFWDFTLDDGLAMMNDEEASGAGTTSGAPDLDSLTPTFSAMCPFGCHCHLRVVQCSDLGLKTVPKEVSPDTTLLDLQNNDITELRKDDFRGLQHLYALVLVNNKISRIHEKAFSPLRKLQKLYISKNHLVEIPPSLPGSLVELRIHDNRIRKVPKGVFSGLRHVNCIEMGGNPLENSGFEPGAFDGLKLNYLRISEAKLTGIPKDLPETLNELHLDHNKIQAIELEDLLRYSKLYRLGLGHNQIRMIENGSLSFLPTLRELHLDNNKLSRVPAGLPDLKLLQVVYLHTNNITKVGVNDFCPVGFGVKRAYYNGISLFNNPVPYWEVQPATFRCVTDRLAIQFGNYKK, encoded by the exons ATGTGGCGGTGGCTCCTTGCGTCTCTGCTGGCTCTGGGTCAGACACTGCCGTTCGAACAGAAGGGCTTCTGGGACTTCACCCTGGATGATGGGCTGGCCATGATGAACGATGAGGAGGCTTCCGGTGCTGGCACCACCTCGGGGGCCCCGGACCTCGACTCGCTCACACCCACCTTCAGCGCCATGTGTCCATTCGGCTGCCACTGCCACCTGCGAGTAGTTCAGTGCTCAGACCTGG GTCTGAAGACAGTGCCCAAGGAGGTCTCTCCCGACACCACATTGCTGGACCTGCAGAACAATGACATCACCGAGCTGCGCAAGGACGACTTCCGAGGCCTGCAGCACCTTTAC GCGCTCGTCCTGGTGAACAACAAGATCTCCAGGATCCACGAGAAGGCCTTCAGCCCACTGCGGAAGCTGCAGAAGCTCTACATCTCCAAGAATCACCTGGTGGAGATCCCGCCCAGCCTGCCTGGCTCACTGGTGGAGCTGCGCATCCACGACAACCGCATCCGGAAGGTGCCCAAGGGCGTGTTCAGCGGGCTGCGCCATGTCAACTGCATCG AGATGGGCGGGAACCCCCTGGAGAACAGCGGCTTTGAGCCTGGCGCCTTCGACGGCCTGAAGCTCAACTACCTGCGCATCTCCGAGGCCAAGCTCACCGGCATCCCCAAAG ACCTCCCGGAGACACTGAACGAGCTCCACCTGGACCACAACAAGATCCAGGCCATTGAGCTGGAGGACCTGTTGCGCTACTCCAAGCTGTACAG GCTGGGCTTGGGCCACAACCAGATCCGCATGATCGAGAACGGGAGCCTAAGCTTCCTGCCCACCCTGCGCGAGCTGCACCTGGACAACAACAAGCTGTCCCGGGTGCCTGCGGGCCTTCCGGACCTCAAGCTGCTGCAG GTGGTCTACCTGCATACCAACAACATCACCAAGGTGGGCGTCAATGACTTCTGCCCCGTGGGCTTTGGGGTCAAGCGTGCCTACTACAACGGCATCAGCCTCTTCAACAACCCAGTGCCGTACTGGGAAGTGCAGCCCGCCACCTTCCGCTGCGTCACTGACCGCCTGGCCATCCAGTTCGGCAACTATAAGAAGTAG